In Halopseudomonas xinjiangensis, a single genomic region encodes these proteins:
- the ribA gene encoding GTP cyclohydrolase II, producing the protein MPVTFVASSQLPTQWGTFTMHGFLEPGTGKEHVVLTMGDVADGQPVLGRLHSECLTGDALFSLRCDCGFQLEAALKAIAAEGRGALLYLRQEGRGIGLMNKIRAYHLQDNGADTVEANVQLGFGADQRDYAICKPMLDHLGITSLKLLTNNPRKVNALKDIGIGVADRLPLQFGQNPHNSKYLATKAGKLGHLLGNLHQAEVE; encoded by the coding sequence GTGCCAGTCACCTTTGTTGCGTCATCCCAGCTCCCCACCCAGTGGGGCACGTTCACCATGCATGGATTCCTCGAACCCGGCACCGGCAAGGAACACGTCGTGCTGACCATGGGTGACGTCGCTGACGGCCAGCCGGTTCTCGGCCGCCTGCATTCCGAATGCCTGACCGGCGATGCCCTGTTCAGCCTGCGCTGCGATTGTGGTTTCCAGCTCGAAGCTGCGCTAAAAGCAATCGCCGCAGAGGGTCGCGGCGCCTTGTTGTATCTACGCCAGGAAGGGCGTGGCATCGGACTGATGAACAAGATCCGTGCCTATCATCTGCAGGACAACGGCGCCGATACCGTCGAGGCCAACGTGCAACTCGGCTTCGGTGCCGATCAGCGTGACTACGCGATCTGCAAGCCGATGCTCGATCATCTGGGTATCACCAGTCTCAAGCTTCTGACCAACAATCCACGCAAGGTCAACGCGTTGAAAGATATCGGCATCGGTGTCGCCGACCGCCTGCCGCTGCAGTTTGGCCAGAATCCCCACAACAGCAAGTACTTGGCAACCAAAGCAGGCAAGCTCGGACATCTGCTGGGTAATCTGCATCAGGCCGAGGTGGAGTGA
- a CDS encoding retropepsin-like aspartic protease family protein — translation MKTICSTLLLSSLACASVVMAAPPDVRVVGLFNDTAVVTVDGKRHMLRAGRPGPQGVELVTANSRSATLRVDGQLREFGLETDYSEAYTDREKVRVSIPRSAGGHYRTSGSVNGQGVSFMVDTGATSVAMNSDQARRLGVDYKLDGTPIKATTASGQVSGYRVSLARVKVGNIELSNVDGLVLEGAFPVEVLLGMSYLRRVRMEDQGTVLVLEQRF, via the coding sequence ATGAAAACCATCTGCTCGACACTGCTCTTGAGTTCACTGGCTTGCGCATCTGTTGTGATGGCAGCCCCACCTGACGTACGGGTGGTCGGCCTGTTCAATGATACTGCGGTAGTCACCGTAGACGGTAAACGTCACATGTTGCGGGCGGGTCGGCCCGGTCCTCAGGGCGTCGAACTGGTAACCGCCAACAGCCGTAGTGCGACCCTGCGTGTGGATGGTCAGCTCCGTGAGTTCGGTCTGGAAACCGATTACAGCGAAGCCTATACCGACCGCGAGAAAGTGCGGGTGAGTATTCCCCGTAGCGCCGGCGGTCACTACCGGACCAGTGGTTCGGTCAACGGCCAGGGCGTTTCTTTCATGGTCGATACCGGTGCCACCAGCGTAGCGATGAACTCCGACCAGGCGCGACGCCTAGGGGTCGACTACAAGCTGGACGGCACCCCGATAAAGGCGACCACCGCCAGCGGACAGGTGTCCGGCTACCGGGTGAGTCTGGCGCGGGTGAAAGTCGGCAACATCGAACTCAGCAACGTCGATGGACTGGTTCTGGAAGGCGCCTTTCCGGTGGAAGTGTTGTTGGGGATGAGCTACCTGCGTAGGGTACGGATGGAAGACCAGGGTACGGTGCTGGTGTTGGAGCAGCGTTTTTGA
- a CDS encoding phosphatidylglycerophosphatase A family protein produces the protein MSESHEPVPASVWRNPVHFLAFGFGSGAAPRAPGTWGTLAAMPFILLWQQFSVAGYAAVILVATLFGIWLCQRTADDLGVHDHGGIVWDEFVGVWIALWLAPVGWSWLVAGFVLFRLFDILKPWPIGWVDKRVGGGLGIMLDDILAGFMTLGVLWLAELLVARL, from the coding sequence GTGTCTGAATCGCACGAGCCGGTCCCAGCCTCGGTATGGCGTAATCCGGTGCATTTTCTCGCCTTCGGATTCGGTAGCGGCGCAGCACCTCGCGCCCCTGGCACCTGGGGCACGCTGGCGGCCATGCCGTTCATTCTGCTCTGGCAGCAGTTTTCCGTGGCTGGCTATGCCGCGGTAATTCTGGTTGCGACCTTGTTCGGCATCTGGTTGTGTCAGCGCACCGCTGATGATCTTGGCGTGCATGATCATGGCGGAATCGTCTGGGATGAGTTTGTCGGCGTATGGATCGCGCTCTGGCTGGCGCCGGTGGGCTGGTCGTGGTTGGTCGCTGGCTTCGTGCTGTTCCGCCTGTTCGACATTCTCAAGCCGTGGCCTATCGGTTGGGTAGACAAGCGGGTCGGTGGCGGGCTGGGTATCATGCTGGACGACATTCTCGCCGGCTTCATGACGCTCGGTGTACTGTGGCTCGCCGAGCTTCTGGTCGCCCGCCTCTAG
- the thiL gene encoding thiamine-phosphate kinase, translating to MGEFELVRRFFRSKALEQAGDRQMVALGIGDDAALLNVRPGYRSVISTDSMVESVHFPSDYISADLGYRALAVAASDLAAMAARPVAFTLALTLPRTDEAWLEGFSRGLACAAGDLRMSLIGGDTTRGPLNIGVTVFGEVASGAEMRRDGAHPGDLLCISGPLGDGAAGLAVVTGQDLPAGLTEADRDYLRRRFWSPQVHWEFGLELAKVASAGLDVSDGLLADAGHLAEESGVGLQIRLADLPLSSALGCWPAAQRDAWMLSGGDDYVLLFTLPRASEPQLNVWRAAGWPVTVIGRVVGGEGVWLDRGDGLETYSGAPGYQHFGGCSV from the coding sequence ATGGGTGAATTCGAGCTGGTCCGCCGGTTCTTTCGCAGCAAGGCCCTCGAACAGGCCGGTGATCGCCAGATGGTGGCGCTGGGCATAGGTGATGACGCCGCCTTGCTCAACGTCCGCCCGGGTTACCGTAGTGTCATCTCCACCGATTCGATGGTGGAATCCGTTCATTTTCCCTCCGATTACATCTCCGCTGATCTTGGCTACCGAGCGCTTGCCGTGGCGGCCAGTGATCTGGCGGCCATGGCTGCCCGTCCGGTGGCGTTTACGCTGGCGCTGACCTTGCCGCGGACTGACGAGGCCTGGTTGGAAGGTTTCTCCAGGGGCCTCGCCTGCGCTGCGGGTGACTTGCGCATGTCATTGATCGGCGGCGATACCACCCGTGGTCCGTTGAACATAGGCGTAACCGTTTTCGGTGAGGTGGCCAGCGGGGCGGAGATGCGCCGGGACGGTGCGCATCCGGGCGACTTGCTGTGCATAAGCGGCCCTCTGGGTGACGGCGCGGCGGGCCTTGCCGTCGTGACCGGCCAGGATCTGCCTGCCGGTCTGACCGAAGCCGACCGTGACTACCTGCGGCGCCGCTTCTGGTCTCCGCAGGTGCACTGGGAGTTCGGTCTGGAGCTGGCAAAGGTAGCCAGCGCTGGGCTGGACGTGTCCGACGGCCTGTTGGCTGATGCCGGACACCTGGCCGAAGAGAGCGGCGTCGGCCTGCAAATCCGGCTTGCCGATCTACCGTTGTCCTCTGCGCTGGGCTGTTGGCCTGCCGCTCAGCGGGACGCCTGGATGCTCAGCGGCGGCGACGACTACGTCTTGCTGTTCACACTGCCACGCGCCAGTGAGCCGCAGCTCAACGTCTGGCGGGCTGCCGGCTGGCCGGTTACGGTAATCGGTCGGGTCGTCGGTGGCGAAGGTGTCTGGCTCGATCGGGGCGACGGCCTGGAGACCTATTCCGGAGCGCCGGGCTATCAGCATTTTGGAGGTTGCAGTGTCTGA
- the nusB gene encoding transcription antitermination factor NusB, whose amino-acid sequence MSDSEQRPAEAGRPKASARRKARSFAVQALYSWQIADLPLSDIEAQFRTDNDFAKVDGAYFHELLTGVPRSLDEIDEQLGKVLDRPVKEVDPVELAILRIGVYELLKRIDVPYKVVINEGIEMAKIFGATDGHKYVNGILDKLAPSLRSVEVNAARRGR is encoded by the coding sequence GTGTCCGATTCCGAGCAACGTCCGGCCGAAGCCGGGCGCCCCAAGGCGTCCGCGCGCCGCAAAGCACGCAGCTTTGCCGTACAGGCCCTGTATTCCTGGCAGATCGCCGACCTGCCTCTGTCGGATATCGAGGCTCAGTTTCGTACCGACAACGACTTCGCCAAGGTAGACGGTGCTTACTTTCACGAGCTGCTGACCGGTGTGCCGCGCTCGCTCGACGAGATCGACGAGCAGCTGGGTAAAGTCCTCGACCGGCCAGTGAAAGAAGTTGATCCGGTTGAGTTGGCGATTTTGCGCATCGGCGTCTATGAGTTGCTTAAGCGTATCGACGTGCCCTACAAGGTAGTCATCAACGAAGGCATCGAAATGGCGAAGATTTTCGGTGCCACCGATGGCCACAAATACGTCAACGGTATTCTCGACAAGCTGGCGCCGTCGTTGCGCAGCGTCGAGGTCAACGCCGCCCGGCGAGGACGCTGA
- the ribH gene encoding 6,7-dimethyl-8-ribityllumazine synthase, protein MTAIRTIEGDFIAAQGRYALIVGRFNSFVVESLVAGAVDTLKRHGIKEADITIVRVPGAFEIPLMVKKVAELAQFDAIITLGAVIRGGTPHFEYVAGECVKGTGAVSLEYGIPVAFGVLTVDSIEQAIERSGTKAGNKGAEAAMSALEMVSVIKQLGA, encoded by the coding sequence ATGACTGCTATCCGTACCATCGAAGGCGATTTCATCGCTGCCCAGGGCCGCTACGCACTGATCGTCGGCCGTTTCAACAGCTTTGTGGTGGAAAGCCTGGTGGCCGGCGCTGTCGACACCCTCAAGCGCCATGGCATCAAGGAAGCCGACATCACCATCGTCCGCGTTCCCGGTGCCTTCGAGATTCCGTTGATGGTCAAGAAGGTTGCTGAGCTCGCTCAGTTCGATGCGATCATCACGCTGGGCGCTGTCATTCGTGGTGGCACCCCGCATTTCGAATACGTCGCTGGCGAGTGCGTCAAGGGCACCGGCGCCGTGTCGCTGGAATACGGTATTCCAGTAGCCTTCGGTGTGCTGACCGTAGACAGCATCGAGCAAGCCATCGAGCGCTCGGGCACCAAGGCCGGCAACAAGGGCGCAGAAGCCGCCATGTCGGCTCTCGAAATGGTCAGCGTCATCAAGCAATTGGGGGCTTAA
- the ribBA gene encoding bifunctional 3,4-dihydroxy-2-butanone-4-phosphate synthase/GTP cyclohydrolase II: protein MKLNTVEELIEDIRAGKMVILMDDEDRENEGDLIMAAEACRAEHINFMARHGRGLICMPMSLERCERLRLPLMVQRNGSGFGTKFTVSIEAAEGVTTGISAADRARTVQAAAAHDAVAEDIVSPGHIFPLMAQPGNVLARAGHTEAACDLARMAGFGESGVICEIMNEDGSMSRRPELEAFAEQHGLKIGTIADMIHYRLLNERTVQRVADQPLDTELGSFNLVTFRDTLDSTIHMALTLGEIQPEEPTLVRVHNMDPLRDLFMVRQEGRWTLHAAMARLNEEGQGVVLLLGGHMEGDELLHHVKQLAGEEPPVRRPATYNTVGAGSQILRDLGVRKMRLMSAPMKFNAISGFDLEVVEYVPC, encoded by the coding sequence ATGAAACTCAATACCGTAGAAGAACTGATCGAAGATATCCGCGCTGGCAAGATGGTCATCCTCATGGATGACGAGGACCGCGAGAACGAAGGCGATCTGATCATGGCTGCCGAGGCCTGCCGTGCCGAGCATATTAACTTCATGGCGCGCCACGGTCGCGGTTTGATCTGCATGCCGATGAGCCTGGAGCGCTGTGAGCGCCTGCGCCTGCCGCTGATGGTTCAGCGCAACGGCTCGGGCTTCGGTACCAAGTTCACCGTGTCGATCGAGGCCGCCGAGGGTGTGACGACGGGCATCTCAGCCGCTGATCGCGCGCGAACAGTTCAAGCCGCCGCTGCGCACGATGCCGTCGCCGAGGATATCGTCAGCCCAGGGCATATCTTTCCGTTGATGGCGCAGCCTGGCAATGTGCTGGCGCGTGCCGGGCACACCGAAGCCGCCTGTGACCTGGCTCGCATGGCCGGGTTTGGCGAGTCGGGCGTGATCTGCGAGATCATGAACGAGGACGGCAGCATGTCACGACGTCCCGAGCTGGAAGCCTTCGCCGAACAGCACGGGCTGAAGATCGGCACGATCGCCGACATGATTCACTACCGCCTGCTCAACGAGCGCACCGTTCAGCGTGTTGCCGATCAGCCGCTGGATACCGAGCTCGGCAGTTTCAACCTGGTGACCTTTCGTGACACCCTCGACAGCACTATCCACATGGCGTTGACCCTCGGCGAAATTCAACCGGAAGAGCCGACGCTGGTCCGGGTGCATAACATGGATCCGCTTCGCGACCTGTTCATGGTTCGACAGGAGGGTCGCTGGACGCTGCACGCCGCGATGGCGCGACTCAACGAGGAAGGGCAAGGTGTCGTGTTGTTGCTCGGCGGCCACATGGAAGGCGACGAGCTGCTGCATCACGTCAAGCAACTGGCTGGCGAGGAGCCGCCAGTGCGTCGTCCGGCGACCTACAATACGGTCGGTGCCGGCTCGCAGATTCTGCGCGACCTGGGGGTACGCAAGATGCGCCTGATGTCAGCGCCGATGAAGTTCAACGCCATATCCGGGTTCGACCTGGAAGTAGTAGAATACGTCCCCTGCTAA
- a CDS encoding riboflavin synthase, translating into MFTGIIEAVGQIQTMQPKGGDVRLYVKTGKLDLADVKLGDSIAVNGVCLTAVDLPGDGFWADVSQETLRRSALAGLKPGSRVNLEKALTPASRLGGHLVSGHVDGVGKVVSMEEDARSWHFRIEAPAALARYIAEKGSITVDGTSLTVNAVDGAIFHLNIVPHTMQETIMGGYQPGCVVNLEVDVIARYLERLLLGDKAAEPGSQSDISLAFLAENGFLKP; encoded by the coding sequence ATGTTCACAGGCATCATCGAAGCGGTCGGGCAGATTCAGACCATGCAACCCAAGGGTGGCGACGTGCGTCTGTATGTTAAGACCGGTAAGCTCGATCTGGCTGATGTGAAGCTGGGAGACAGCATCGCGGTCAATGGCGTTTGCCTGACGGCGGTCGACCTGCCGGGTGATGGCTTCTGGGCTGACGTCAGCCAGGAGACGCTGCGTCGCAGCGCGCTGGCGGGCCTCAAGCCAGGCAGCCGCGTCAACCTGGAAAAAGCCTTGACGCCGGCTTCGCGGCTGGGCGGTCACCTGGTCAGCGGACACGTCGATGGCGTCGGCAAGGTGGTCTCGATGGAAGAGGATGCGCGCTCCTGGCATTTTCGCATCGAAGCGCCGGCAGCGCTGGCACGCTACATTGCCGAGAAAGGCTCGATTACCGTCGACGGTACCAGCCTTACGGTCAACGCCGTCGATGGCGCAATATTCCACCTGAACATCGTGCCGCACACCATGCAAGAAACCATCATGGGTGGTTACCAGCCAGGCTGCGTGGTGAACCTGGAAGTCGATGTGATTGCCCGTTACCTGGAGCGCCTGTTGCTCGGTGACAAGGCTGCTGAGCCCGGCAGCCAATCCGATATCAGTCTGGCCTTTCTCGCCGAGAACGGCTTCCTCAAGCCCTGA
- the nhaD gene encoding sodium:proton antiporter NhaD: protein MHSGVQVLLILMAIAAFLGVVFEEVIHVNKAKVVLFFGALAWMVLFIAAPDLAFREQVQAALSHNITDIASLWLFLLATMTFVAYLNKKGLIENIIYSILPAHITERKLLFLTGLFCFVFSSIADNITATLVSIALVVSLNLELRKTLRFATLVIFAVNSGGVAMITGDVTTLMIFLANKVEITNLLLLAFPALLAVLLLAGLLSVGLSGEVMIQKSELKPIRGVDKVIAGIFLLTIFGTILGSLLFAIPPVLSFLTGLAVMFLVARFFNEDIENDPILEYIRAIEFETLLFFLGVLLLVGMLQFIGVLQGLTALYDVMPTLGANFLMGLLSALIDNVPLTAALLKSDLEMTTAEWMGLTYAVGVGGSLLIIGSAAGIVAMSKVPGLTFMTYLRSFGLLLMAFAFGFLAVYGVGLLVG from the coding sequence ATGCATAGCGGTGTGCAGGTCCTGTTGATCCTGATGGCGATCGCAGCGTTTCTGGGTGTCGTGTTCGAAGAAGTCATACATGTAAACAAGGCCAAGGTGGTGCTGTTCTTCGGCGCGCTCGCCTGGATGGTGCTGTTTATCGCCGCGCCTGATCTGGCCTTTCGCGAGCAGGTTCAGGCAGCGCTCAGCCACAATATCACCGATATCGCCAGCCTCTGGCTGTTCCTGCTGGCGACCATGACCTTCGTCGCCTATCTGAACAAGAAAGGCCTGATCGAGAACATCATCTACTCGATCCTTCCGGCGCACATAACCGAGCGCAAGCTGCTGTTTCTGACCGGTCTGTTCTGCTTCGTCTTTTCGTCGATCGCCGACAACATCACCGCTACGCTGGTCTCCATTGCGCTGGTCGTCAGCCTGAATCTGGAGCTGCGCAAAACGCTGCGCTTCGCCACGCTGGTGATCTTCGCGGTCAACTCCGGCGGCGTGGCGATGATCACGGGTGACGTCACGACGCTGATGATCTTCCTGGCCAACAAGGTAGAGATCACCAACCTCCTGCTACTTGCCTTCCCGGCTTTGCTGGCCGTGTTGCTGCTTGCCGGTCTGCTCTCGGTCGGTCTGAGCGGCGAGGTAATGATCCAGAAAAGCGAGCTCAAGCCGATCCGCGGGGTCGACAAGGTTATCGCCGGCATCTTCCTGTTGACGATTTTCGGCACCATTCTTGGCAGCCTGCTGTTCGCCATTCCGCCGGTACTGAGCTTTCTCACCGGCCTGGCGGTCATGTTTCTGGTGGCGCGTTTCTTCAACGAAGACATCGAAAACGATCCGATCCTGGAATACATTCGCGCCATCGAGTTCGAGACGCTGCTGTTCTTCCTCGGCGTGTTGCTGCTGGTGGGTATGCTGCAGTTCATTGGCGTGTTGCAGGGGCTCACCGCGCTGTACGACGTGATGCCGACCCTGGGCGCGAACTTCCTGATGGGCCTGCTTTCGGCGCTGATCGACAACGTTCCGCTGACTGCCGCATTGCTCAAGTCGGATCTGGAGATGACCACTGCCGAGTGGATGGGCCTGACTTATGCTGTCGGTGTGGGTGGTTCATTGCTTATAATCGGCTCCGCGGCGGGCATCGTGGCGATGAGCAAAGTGCCCGGCCTGACCTTCATGACATACCTGCGCAGCTTCGGGCTGCTGCTGATGGCGTTTGCTTTCGGCTTCCTGGCGGTATACGGCGTCGGCCTATTGGTCGGCTAG
- the ribD gene encoding bifunctional diaminohydroxyphosphoribosylaminopyrimidine deaminase/5-amino-6-(5-phosphoribosylamino)uracil reductase RibD: protein MTRAEQDRLDRLHMARALELAARGLYTTEPNPRVGCVLVNGGQVVGEGWHKRAGEGHAEVNALREAGDRAKGATAYVTLEPCSHFGKTPPCADALIGAGVARVVAAMQDPNPQVAGRGLARLRDAGIETDCGLLEAEAAALNPGFIKRMQTGRPYVRVKLAMSVDGRTAMASGESKWITGPEARADVQRLRARSGAIISGADSVLQDDSALTVRAAELGLPLAEAEAAAARLPLRVLIDGRMRVPLDSRLFREPGPILVVCRGVRGREQDYGFAGAELLTLPDDAGERVDLPELLAELGARQCNEVLVESGAGLAGAFFQAGLVDEVIVYMAPRLLGSRARPLLELPIDNMAGAMDLEITDMRAIGRDWRITARPIFPS from the coding sequence ATGACAAGGGCTGAACAGGATCGTCTGGATCGCTTGCACATGGCCCGTGCGCTGGAACTGGCGGCGCGCGGCTTGTACACCACCGAGCCCAATCCGCGGGTCGGCTGCGTGCTGGTCAATGGCGGTCAGGTGGTTGGAGAGGGCTGGCATAAGCGTGCTGGCGAAGGCCACGCGGAAGTCAATGCGTTGCGCGAGGCCGGCGACCGAGCCAAGGGGGCGACTGCCTACGTCACGCTCGAGCCCTGCAGCCACTTTGGCAAGACGCCGCCCTGTGCCGATGCACTGATCGGGGCGGGCGTGGCCCGCGTGGTCGCTGCGATGCAGGACCCCAATCCGCAGGTCGCCGGACGCGGTCTGGCCCGGTTGCGCGACGCTGGTATCGAAACCGATTGTGGTTTGCTCGAGGCCGAAGCTGCCGCACTCAATCCGGGCTTCATCAAACGCATGCAAACCGGCCGGCCCTACGTGCGGGTGAAGCTGGCAATGAGCGTTGACGGTCGCACCGCCATGGCCAGCGGCGAAAGCAAGTGGATTACCGGGCCGGAGGCGCGCGCCGATGTGCAGCGGCTGCGCGCCCGTAGTGGCGCGATAATCAGCGGTGCCGATAGCGTACTGCAGGATGATTCGGCACTGACGGTGCGCGCTGCCGAGCTGGGCCTGCCGCTCGCTGAGGCCGAAGCGGCAGCAGCCCGACTACCGCTGCGCGTGCTGATCGATGGTCGTATGCGTGTTCCGCTGGATAGTCGCCTGTTTCGTGAGCCGGGCCCGATTCTCGTGGTGTGCCGCGGTGTGCGTGGGCGCGAGCAGGATTATGGGTTCGCTGGCGCCGAGCTGCTAACCCTGCCGGATGATGCCGGTGAACGTGTGGATCTGCCGGAGCTCCTGGCTGAGCTCGGCGCACGGCAATGCAATGAAGTACTCGTCGAATCCGGCGCCGGTTTGGCCGGAGCGTTTTTCCAGGCGGGCCTGGTCGACGAAGTCATCGTTTATATGGCGCCACGGCTGCTGGGCAGCCGGGCGCGACCGCTGTTGGAGTTGCCGATCGACAACATGGCTGGTGCCATGGATCTCGAGATAACCGACATGCGGGCTATCGGCCGGGACTGGCGTATCACGGCGCGACCGATTTTTCCTTCCTGA
- the nrdR gene encoding transcriptional regulator NrdR has product MHCPFCSAHDTKVIDSRLVADGDQVRRRRECLACQERFTTFETAELVLPRVIKQDGRRQPFDEDKLRAGLLRALEKRPVSVEQIEAAISHIKHRLRATGEREVKAMVVGEMVMNELKQLDEVAYIRFASVYRRFQDLNQFREEIERLSRREHDDKG; this is encoded by the coding sequence ATGCATTGTCCGTTCTGTAGTGCGCATGACACCAAAGTGATCGATTCACGATTGGTGGCCGATGGCGACCAGGTTCGGCGCCGCCGGGAATGCCTGGCCTGTCAGGAGCGCTTCACCACCTTCGAAACCGCCGAGCTGGTCCTGCCAAGAGTGATCAAGCAGGACGGCCGCCGTCAGCCGTTCGATGAAGACAAGCTGCGTGCCGGCTTGCTCAGGGCGTTGGAAAAGCGCCCGGTCAGCGTCGAGCAGATCGAGGCGGCGATCAGCCATATCAAGCATCGTCTGCGTGCCACCGGGGAACGTGAAGTGAAAGCGATGGTGGTTGGTGAGATGGTCATGAACGAGCTCAAACAGCTTGATGAAGTGGCCTATATCCGCTTCGCCTCGGTCTATCGGCGCTTTCAGGATCTAAATCAGTTCCGCGAGGAAATCGAACGACTGTCCCGGCGCGAGCATGATGACAAGGGCTGA
- a CDS encoding class I SAM-dependent methyltransferase: MLRANLEAELHRVLSEARLCESALPGVPELRLCLLDPQNLARAFAAEETRRLLDAPPYWGFCWGSGLALARWVLDHPEEVRGKRVLDFGSGSGVVALACQLAGAAQSIACDLDAPARQACALNAELNGVELQYAADYFAVEGDLDLIIAADVLYDSDNRPFLDHFRQRADQVLIADSRVRDLQHPGYRKLAMLTGETIPDLGEPLEFRQVALYLATP, encoded by the coding sequence ATGCTGCGAGCGAACCTGGAAGCTGAACTGCACAGGGTGCTCAGCGAGGCGCGCCTGTGCGAATCCGCACTGCCTGGAGTGCCTGAGCTGCGGCTGTGCTTGCTGGATCCTCAGAACCTGGCGCGCGCCTTCGCAGCCGAGGAAACCCGCAGGCTGCTCGACGCTCCACCTTACTGGGGGTTTTGCTGGGGCAGCGGGTTGGCGCTGGCGCGCTGGGTACTCGACCACCCGGAAGAGGTTCGTGGCAAACGGGTTCTGGACTTTGGTAGCGGCTCGGGTGTGGTCGCGCTTGCCTGTCAACTTGCCGGGGCAGCCCAGAGTATTGCCTGCGATCTGGACGCCCCGGCACGCCAGGCCTGCGCCCTGAATGCCGAGCTGAACGGAGTCGAGCTGCAATACGCCGCCGATTATTTCGCCGTCGAAGGCGATCTTGATCTGATCATCGCCGCAGACGTGCTCTATGACAGCGACAATCGGCCATTTCTGGATCACTTCCGTCAACGCGCCGACCAGGTATTGATTGCCGACAGCCGAGTACGTGACCTGCAACACCCCGGCTATCGCAAACTGGCCATGCTGACGGGTGAGACCATCCCCGACCTTGGCGAGCCCCTGGAGTTTCGTCAGGTAGCGCTGTATCTGGCCACACCTTGA
- the trxA gene encoding thioredoxin: protein MSQSPYIFDVTADDFDRFVIENSFHKAVLVDFWADWCAPCKALMPVLTKIVEGMQGELLLAKVNCDEQAALTERFGIRSLPTVVLFKDGQPVDGFAGVQPESAIRAMVEPYATAAEPAPAPEADVIEQATSLLNAGEPEQAIATLEAADNDARDEGFLLLLARALIAAKRPDEAQQVIESVPASDENKQALAGLRAQLTFAREAQALPPREQLESRLASDAKDTEALYQLSLRDLADGRYEPALDALLGLFQTDRDYADNSPQRTLLQVFDALGGNHSLTIQYRRRMYQALY from the coding sequence ATGAGTCAATCGCCCTACATCTTCGACGTAACCGCCGACGACTTCGACCGTTTCGTCATCGAAAACTCGTTCCACAAGGCAGTGCTGGTCGACTTCTGGGCCGACTGGTGCGCGCCCTGCAAGGCGCTGATGCCTGTGCTGACGAAAATCGTCGAGGGCATGCAGGGCGAACTGTTGCTGGCCAAGGTCAATTGCGACGAACAGGCCGCCCTGACCGAACGCTTCGGTATTCGCAGCCTGCCTACCGTCGTGCTGTTCAAGGACGGTCAACCGGTGGATGGCTTCGCCGGCGTGCAGCCTGAAAGCGCCATCCGTGCGATGGTCGAGCCCTATGCCACAGCCGCAGAACCCGCTCCTGCGCCCGAAGCGGATGTGATCGAGCAAGCGACGTCACTGCTGAACGCAGGGGAGCCCGAGCAGGCCATCGCCACGCTGGAGGCTGCGGACAACGACGCTCGCGACGAGGGGTTCCTGCTGCTGTTGGCGCGTGCCTTGATCGCCGCGAAGCGTCCCGACGAAGCCCAGCAGGTCATCGAGTCGGTCCCGGCCAGTGATGAGAACAAGCAGGCGCTTGCCGGGTTGCGCGCGCAGCTGACGTTTGCCCGCGAGGCCCAGGCTCTGCCGCCGCGCGAGCAATTGGAATCACGTTTGGCTAGCGATGCGAAGGACACCGAGGCGCTGTATCAATTGTCGCTGCGGGATTTGGCAGATGGCCGCTACGAACCGGCCCTGGATGCGCTGCTCGGGCTGTTTCAGACAGATCGGGATTATGCCGACAACAGCCCGCAGCGCACCTTGCTGCAAGTATTCGATGCCCTTGGCGGCAACCATTCCCTGACCATCCAATATCGCCGACGGATGTACCAGGCGCTCTACTGA